One Malania oleifera isolate guangnan ecotype guangnan chromosome 10, ASM2987363v1, whole genome shotgun sequence genomic region harbors:
- the LOC131165378 gene encoding phosphoinositide phospholipase C 6: protein MKSHKKAYNYTMFKCFTRKFKCSEAEPPADVKEEFARFSGGDLHMSPEQFRRFLVESQGELECTLSDAERIVGQVIHRRHHLTRHTRHGLDLDDFHHFLFSHDLNAPIVSQVHHDMTAPLSHYFIYTGHNSYLTGNQLSSDCSDAPIIKALQRGVRVIELDLWPNSTKDDVQVFHGRTLTAPVALIKCLKSIKEYAFVASPYPVIITLEDHLTPDLQAKVAEMVAQMFGDMLYYPESEFLAEFPSPEELKHRIVISTKPPKEYLESKNVKDKGTVSPKERDSSEEELAGKERLSAAESDAGNRSDSDQDDEDVFDRKAPEYKRLIAIHAGKPKGGLKEALEVGFDKVRRLSLSEQALEKAATNHGADVVRFTQRNILRIYPKGTRFTSSNYKPLIGWTHGAQMVAFNMQGYGKSLWMMHGMFRSNGGCGYVKKPGFLMMRGPRDEVFNPKVVLPAKKTLKVKVYMGDGWCLDFSPTHFDTYSPPDFYTKVYILGVPQDYAKVKTKIIEDNWAPVWNEEFSFQLSVPALALLRIEIREYDRSEKDDFGGQTCLLVSELRPGIRAVPLFDKKGKRLKHVRLLMRFQFV from the exons ATGAAGAGCCACAAGAAGGCCTACAATTACACCATGTTCAAGTGCTTCACCCGCAAGTTCAAATGCAGCGAGGCGGAGCCACCCGCCGACGTCAAAGAGGAGTTCGCGAGGTTCTCGGGGGGCGATCTCCATATGTCGCCGGAGCAATTCCGGCGGTTCTTGGTTGAGTCTCAGGGAGAATTGGAGTGTACCCTCTCCGATGCGGAGAGGATAGTGGGCCAAGTTATCCATAGAAGGCACCACCTCACGAGGCACACCAGGCACGGTCTCGACCTCGACGATTTCCACCATTTCCTCTTTTCCCATGATCTGAATGCTCCCATTGTATCCCAG GTGCACCATGATATGACTGCTCCATTGTCACATTATTTCATATATACGGGTCACAATTCCTACCTAACAGGGAACCAATTGAGCAGTGATTGCAGTGATGCCCCAATCATAAAGGCATTGCAAAGAGGTGTGAGGGTTATCGAACTTGATTTATGGCCGAATTCCACAAAAGATGATGTTCAAGTATTTCATGGAAG GACATTGACTGCTCCTGTGGCACTTATTAAATGTCTGAAATCCATAAAAGAGTATGCCTTCGTCGCATCTCCGTACCCCGTCATAATAACTCTGGAAGACCATCTTACACCAGATCTTCAGGCTAAAGTGGCTGAG ATGGTCGCTCAAATGTTTGGAGACATGCTTTACTATCCCGAGTCAGAATTTTTAGCAGAGTTTCCCTCTCCTGAAGAATTGAAGCATCGAATTGTTATTTCAACCAAACCTCCAAAAGAATATCTTGAATCCAAGAATGTCAAGGACAAGGGAACTGTCTCTCCTAAAGAAAGAGACTCATCTGAAGAAGAACTAGCAGGGAAGGAAAGGCTATCTGCAGCTGAATCGGATGCCGGTAACAGG AGTGATAGTGATCAGGATGATGAAGATGTCTTTGACCGTAAAGCACCTGAATACAAGCGTCTAATTGCAATTCATGCTGGTAAACCGAAAGGTGGGCTAAAGGAGGCATTAGAAGTTGGATTTGATAAAGTTAGACGTCTTAGTTTGAGCGAGCAAGCACTTGAAAAAGCTGCCACAAATCATGGGGCTGATGTTGTGAG GTTCACACAGAGGAATATTTTGAGGATATACCCTAAAGGAACCCGATTCACCTCCTCAAATTACAAACCACTTATTGGGTGGACACATGGAGCTCAGATGGTGGCCTTCAATATGCAG GGATATGGAAAATCACTCTGGATGATGCATGGAATGTTTAGATCAAATGGAGGCTGTGGTTATGTGAAAAAACCTGGTTTTCTGATGATGAGAGGTCCACGTGATGAGGTTTTTAATCCTAAAGTTGTATTGCCAGCAAAGAAGACATTGAAG GTGAAAGTATACATGGGTGATGGATGGTGTTTGGATTTTAGCCCAACACACTTCGACACATATTCCCCACCTGACTTTTACACAAAG GTTTATATACTTGGAGTGCCACAAGATTATGCCAAGGTGAAAACAAAGATAATAGAGGATAACTGGGCACCTGTCTGGAACGAAGAGTTCTCATTCCAATTGTCTGTTCCTGCATTGGCCTTACTTCgaattgaaataagagaatacGACAGGTCGGAGAAGGATGACTTTGGAGGGCAGACATGTTTGCTGGTGTCGGAGCTTAGACCCGGGATTCGGGCAGTCCCCCTGTTCGACAAGAAGGGAAAGAGGCTCAAACATGTGAGGCTCCTTATGAGATTTCAGTTTGTATGA